The Denticeps clupeoides chromosome 1, fDenClu1.1, whole genome shotgun sequence genome segment CACTCACAAGAGGTCATTCAGAGTACTGAGCACTGTTTGAAGTCACGGGTTTAAATGTCCATTTTCAAGTTTGAACAGTGCTGAAGCTGTTTACTGCCGGCTTGACAAatattattaacagtttttttttttttttttttttgtaacctgtTTATTCACCCAACCCTCTTCTCGctgactgtgtgtatgtatgttcatGTGCAGGTCAATGTCCGCGTCACCACAATGGACGCTGAGCTGGAATTTGCCATCCAGTCCACCACTACTGGCAAACAGCTTTTTGAACAGGTTCGTTCCTTCGTTGTTCCTTACCAAATGCATTATGTCACAGCGATAACCAAGATGAAGGCACAGCAATCAAAGATTCAGATTTTTCTTGCATTCACAGTGATAGACATTCCAGGAAATGGCTATGTTTAACCTTGACATTATAGTAGTACAAATGGCCAGGTTCCGTGCAATTTTCTGGAAGCACACTGATCTGGCAGCATGTTCCTGTGGTGGAACAAGTATCAGTTCCACAATACAAAAATCCACCTCTAATGACAGAAAAGTTCAATAAATCTTCCAGTACtctttcaaataaatgaaataacatttaaaaagtaaaaatttttGCTTTGTCTGTGAACTCTTACTACAAGTACTGCAACATTGTAAGCATGGTTACGAGTTCACGATACTATGTTATAAAATGAAGACTGCTTGATGTAGGGTGGTTCCAGAATTATTTAATAGGTAGAATttatagagaaaaaaattatggtTTGTGTCCCAAGCGAATATATTAACACATTGTTTTGTCTACTTTGCATCTAAAAGGTTGTCAAGACTATTGGCCTGCGTGAGGTGTGGTATTTTGGTCTTCAGTATGTGGACAACAAAGGCATCCTGTCATGGCTGAAGATGGATAAGAAGGTAAAGTTCATGCGTTTTCAGTCATTTACGTAATTACTGACTTGTGGTGCTGATTCTCAGCTTTTGAACTATATTGAAATCTCCCGCAGGATTAGAAAACTAATTGCGGAATATTGTAGCCTCTACAAATAACCATTTGTTTGCGTTGTAATTTCAAATTTCGATTGAGAGATTAATGTATCCAAGATAAAAGATTCCTTTAATTAATGACCACCGCTTGTAAACTCTGTTGACGTGTGACTCATTAATGTGTGGCATTAGCAAATAGCAACGCTAATTAAAAGAGCACTTATCTAATCTGCCGAGAGCGCACAGTAGATAGGGTTTTAGCGCCATGTAAACTGCCATGCGGTTCTCACCCGTCTCTGCTGTTTCGTTTTCCTCCGTCCGTCAGGTTTTCTCCCAGGAAGTGAAGAAGGAGAACCCGCTCCAGTTTAAGTTCCGGGCCAAGTTCTACCCCGAGGATGTGGCGGAGGAGCTGATCCAGGAGATCACGCAGAAGCTCTTCTTCCTGCAGGTGAAGGAGGGCATCCTGTCAGACGAGGTGTACTGCCCTCCTGAATCTGCCGTGCTCCTGGCCTCCTACTCAGTGCAGTCCAAGTTTGGGGACTACAACAAGGAGGTGCACCGTGTCGGGTACCTAAGTCCAGAACGTCTGCTGCCACAGAGGTAAGCATGAAGAACTTTGATGTAGAATTTTCAATTTCTGTTTGCATTGGAATTCTGTATGTTATGTTGATGGTTGTCCTCCTTTTTTCAGAGTACTGGATCAACACAAACTGTCAAAAGAACAATGGGAGGAGAGGATTCAGGTTTGGCATGAGGAGCATGGAGGAACATTGAAGTGAGTGTcagacatacacatatacatgaaCAGATTCAGAATAATaagatattgtttttttctatagGACTATTGTAATTGTGACAAGGTTACAGTGATAAACAGAATTTCCATTATGGCTCTTTAATATTAAGTtcacatctatctatctatctatctatctatctatctatctatctatctatctacctgtattattttatctattttagttttatattctgtttttataaCTGTCTGCAATTATtgattatgtatgtatgtttatatcATTCTATCATCCTATAATTTTTATTGCATCATTTGTTTCAATtatgttaatatatttattagcAGCACAGTGAATACAATACAGTAAATATGTTCATAATAATGAGcaaataatatttcattgtaaaagttaatgtgtgtgggtctacatgtttttaaaaatgtactaaaGTCCATCCCTAAAATCTGTCCTGCTAGAGATGAGTCCATGCTGGAATATCTGAAGATTGCTCAGGATCTAGAGATGTACGGGGTCAATTACTTTGACATCAAGAACAAAAAGGGAACGGAGTTGTGGCTGGGCGTAGATGCACTGGGTCTAAATATCTATGAGAAAGAGGACAGGTGAGTGGGTTTCATTGTTAGTGTCTCAGTTCAGCAAAGTCTAAAAGGGGGGTCACTGTACCAGGAGTCAGTCTCCCTCACTCTGTCACCTTTCCTGATATTCTTTCCGTGAGTAAACATGCCCATGTGCTTATTTGTCATAAATGGGGTCACTGGCCTTAGTGTCCTCTGGTCCTCTTAGTGacattttgtgccttttttaCTGACACCGCTGTGACTTAAGCATTGCTTTGCTCTCTAAaatttgattcttattgttacTTTGTGCCATTAGACTCACACCAAAGATTGGATTTCCCTGGAGTGAAATCAGAAATATATCATTTAATGACAGGAAGTTTATCATCAAGCCTATTGACAAGAAAGCTCCAGTGAGTTACCATTTTCCACTCACGTTCCCCAGGGTTCCAGtgatttagtttttgtttttatctctgttgcatattactatatataatatatggtAAAGTTAAATTATGATAAATTTACACTGATTTGTGAATGTAGATTGAAGTACATTGATTTGGTAATTTCAGAACACAATGCTTAAATCATTTACACCTTTGAGAGATTTGCTTTTGTTTCAGTACAAGCCCATTAAAACCCTTGGCTTGCTGTCCTTGATTCCTCAGGACTTTGTGTTTTACACTAATCGCCTCCGCATCAACAAGCGCATCCTGGAACTCTGCATGGGCAACCACGACCTGTACATGAGGCGCAGGAAGCCTGACACCATCGAAATGCAGCAGATGAAGGCACAAGCCCGTGAGGAGAAGCACAAGAGACAGATGGAG includes the following:
- the ezra gene encoding ezrin a; this translates as MPKPVNVRVTTMDAELEFAIQSTTTGKQLFEQVVKTIGLREVWYFGLQYVDNKGILSWLKMDKKVFSQEVKKENPLQFKFRAKFYPEDVAEELIQEITQKLFFLQVKEGILSDEVYCPPESAVLLASYSVQSKFGDYNKEVHRVGYLSPERLLPQRVLDQHKLSKEQWEERIQVWHEEHGGTLKDESMLEYLKIAQDLEMYGVNYFDIKNKKGTELWLGVDALGLNIYEKEDRLTPKIGFPWSEIRNISFNDRKFIIKPIDKKAPDFVFYTNRLRINKRILELCMGNHDLYMRRRKPDTIEMQQMKAQAREEKHKRQMEKAQLDNEKKKREAMEKEKDQMEKEKQDLMIKLQRFEEQTRKAEKDLQEQLDRARHLEEERRRVEEDASRLEAERQAALLAREELARQAEDQMRSQEHLAAELAEYTAKIALLEEARRVKEEEADTWQNRAKEVQEDLVKTREELHMVMAAPAMAPAMVEEHVDEHEHEEENGTYSADLPVDGIENHRDEEERVTEAEKNVRVQRQLMTLSTELAEARDDTKSTQNDMLHSDNVRAGRDKYKTLRQIRMGNTKQRIDEFEAL